One window of Verrucomicrobiia bacterium genomic DNA carries:
- a CDS encoding DUF5989 family protein, producing MNILKQFWTFLRENKKWWLLPIFISLLILGALLFFTSGPALAPFLYKQF from the coding sequence ATGAACATTCTGAAGCAATTCTGGACTTTCCTAAGAGAAAATAAAAAGTGGTGGCTCCTTCCGATCTTTATCTCGCTGCTTATTCTGGGCGCTTTGCTCTTCTTTACCAGCGGTCCGGCGCTGGCGCCGTTTTTGTACAAGCAGTTTTGA
- a CDS encoding PQQ-binding-like beta-propeller repeat protein, with amino-acid sequence MKLRSSKFNRLCLGALGCSLWALNSFLCGLAAAPAERNWPVYLGDRGSTHYSLLKQITPRNVRQLEVAWVYHSGDARADNLSQIQCNPLIIDGILYGTTPRLKLIALDAATGHELWRFDPFESRPSSDALGVNRGVVYWADGTDRRILFSADHFLYAVDAATGRSIEGFGDKGHVDIKDGLGRDVSNLYVVSTSPGAVYRNLLFLPLRVGEGPAPAAPGHLRAYDIRTGKIVWTFHILPYPGEPGYNTWPPDAWTYVGGVNCWTGMSVDERRGIVYVPTGSAAFDFWGGNRIGQDLFANCLLALDANTGRRIWHFQCVHHDLWDRDLPAPPVLVTVRHNGHPIDAVAQTTKSGHVFLFNRDTGEPLFPIKERMVPPSDLQGEAAWPTQPLPTKPLPFARQFFTYNEITDISPASRREVLDRFSKIRPHVPFAPPSTEGTIIFPGFDGGGEWGGAAVDPDGVLYVNENEMPWILTMVPIALSTNGPSGGGHQLFTQICAACHGVERKGNAAQNVPSLVEIGKKMKRADIVHLLATGRGMMPSFNFLSNRQKEALADVLLGTTTPAAGAERHEEVSGDVVLGGIPYTMTGYNRWLDTNGYPAVKPPWGTLNAIDLNTGEYRWRVTLGEIPALTARGIAPTGLENYGGPIVTAGGLLFIAAAKDEMIRSFDQRTGKTLWQAKLPANGFATPSTYMVNGRQFVVIACGGGKVGTKSGDAYVAFALPGRK; translated from the coding sequence ATGAAATTGCGCAGTTCCAAATTCAATCGGCTCTGCCTTGGGGCGCTTGGCTGCAGCCTCTGGGCTTTAAATAGTTTCCTGTGCGGTCTTGCCGCGGCGCCCGCTGAGCGCAACTGGCCCGTCTATCTCGGCGACCGCGGCAGCACCCATTACTCGCTCCTGAAGCAAATTACGCCGCGCAACGTCCGCCAACTCGAAGTCGCCTGGGTTTACCATTCCGGGGATGCCCGCGCGGACAACCTGTCTCAAATCCAGTGCAATCCACTCATCATCGACGGCATCCTGTATGGGACGACGCCCCGGCTCAAACTCATTGCCCTCGACGCCGCTACCGGACACGAGCTATGGCGCTTCGATCCCTTCGAGAGCCGGCCCAGCAGCGATGCCCTGGGCGTCAATCGCGGCGTGGTTTATTGGGCTGACGGCACCGACCGCCGAATCCTCTTCTCCGCCGATCATTTCCTCTATGCTGTGGATGCGGCAACGGGCCGGTCCATCGAGGGCTTCGGCGACAAGGGCCATGTGGATATCAAAGACGGGCTTGGCCGCGACGTGAGCAATCTCTACGTCGTTTCGACCTCGCCCGGCGCAGTTTATCGCAACCTCCTGTTCCTTCCCCTGCGCGTCGGGGAAGGACCCGCGCCCGCTGCGCCTGGGCATCTCCGGGCTTATGACATTCGCACCGGCAAAATCGTCTGGACCTTCCATATCCTTCCCTATCCCGGAGAACCAGGTTACAACACCTGGCCGCCCGATGCCTGGACCTACGTCGGGGGAGTGAACTGCTGGACAGGCATGAGCGTGGACGAGCGCCGCGGGATTGTCTATGTCCCAACCGGCTCAGCCGCGTTTGATTTTTGGGGTGGTAACCGCATCGGCCAGGACCTCTTTGCCAACTGCCTGCTCGCCCTGGATGCCAACACGGGCCGGCGCATCTGGCATTTCCAATGCGTTCACCACGATCTATGGGACCGCGATTTGCCTGCACCACCGGTCCTTGTTACGGTCCGGCACAATGGGCATCCGATCGATGCGGTTGCGCAGACTACCAAGTCAGGGCATGTCTTCCTGTTCAACCGGGACACCGGCGAGCCGTTGTTTCCGATCAAAGAGCGCATGGTTCCTCCCTCCGATCTCCAAGGTGAAGCGGCCTGGCCCACCCAGCCGCTGCCGACCAAACCGCTGCCATTTGCGCGCCAGTTCTTCACTTACAACGAAATCACTGATATCTCTCCCGCCTCACGACGCGAGGTGCTCGACCGATTTTCCAAAATTCGCCCGCACGTGCCTTTTGCCCCTCCCAGCACCGAAGGCACGATTATTTTTCCGGGTTTCGATGGCGGCGGCGAATGGGGCGGGGCGGCGGTCGATCCGGACGGTGTGCTGTATGTGAACGAAAACGAGATGCCCTGGATACTCACGATGGTGCCAATCGCTCTTTCAACCAACGGTCCCTCCGGCGGTGGTCATCAGCTTTTTACCCAAATCTGCGCGGCCTGCCACGGCGTCGAGCGCAAGGGCAATGCCGCCCAAAACGTGCCCTCCCTGGTTGAGATCGGCAAAAAAATGAAACGCGCCGACATCGTCCATTTGCTGGCAACCGGGCGCGGGATGATGCCTTCATTTAATTTCCTTTCGAACCGGCAAAAGGAGGCCCTCGCCGATGTGCTGCTTGGGACCACAACGCCGGCCGCGGGCGCCGAACGTCATGAGGAAGTCTCCGGCGACGTTGTCCTGGGCGGGATTCCCTACACGATGACCGGCTACAACCGGTGGCTCGATACGAACGGTTACCCCGCCGTTAAACCGCCTTGGGGTACCCTCAACGCCATTGACCTCAATACCGGTGAATACCGGTGGCGTGTGACGTTGGGCGAAATCCCGGCCCTCACCGCTCGGGGGATTGCTCCGACCGGCCTGGAAAACTACGGTGGACCGATTGTCACCGCAGGCGGCCTGCTCTTCATCGCCGCCGCCAAGGACGAAATGATTCGCTCCTTCGACCAGCGGACGGGCAAAACTCTGTGGCAGGCCAAGTTGCCCGCCAACGGTTTTGCTACGCCGTCAACGTACATGGTGAATGGCCGCCAATTCGTGGTCATCGCCTGCGGCGGCGGCAAGGTTGGCACGAAAAGTGGCGATGCCTACGTGGCCTTCGCATTGCCGGGGCGGAAATAG
- a CDS encoding c-type cytochrome domain-containing protein gives MKIINNTQAALALGVAAIGWSALAVEVDLSKLPPPSSKEGVTYAKDIRPLFQASCVRCHSGERPKAGLRLDSLQGALKGSKDGEVIVPGKSMESPLVIAVSQLDEKKAMPPKPGHHGPRGPGGFGGPGGPGQEPGNHPPGGPGPEGAPGGGNFGPPGGTPGRFGPPPKPLTAEQVGLVRAWIDQGAK, from the coding sequence ATGAAGATTATAAACAACACTCAAGCTGCGCTGGCCCTGGGCGTGGCGGCCATTGGATGGTCCGCGCTGGCCGTTGAGGTGGACCTGAGCAAGCTGCCCCCTCCTTCGAGCAAGGAGGGCGTTACTTATGCCAAGGATATTCGCCCCTTATTCCAGGCCTCCTGCGTCCGCTGCCATAGCGGCGAAAGGCCAAAAGCGGGTTTGCGTCTGGACAGCCTGCAAGGGGCCCTGAAGGGCAGTAAGGACGGCGAGGTCATTGTGCCGGGCAAAAGCATGGAGAGCCCGCTGGTGATTGCGGTGTCGCAATTGGACGAGAAAAAGGCCATGCCCCCCAAGCCGGGGCACCATGGTCCGCGCGGGCCGGGTGGGTTTGGCGGCCCCGGAGGGCCCGGCCAAGAACCCGGCAACCATCCACCAGGAGGTCCTGGCCCCGAGGGGGCTCCCGGCGGCGGCAATTTTGGACCGCCCGGCGGCACCCCAGGCCGCTTCGGCCCGCCACCCAAACCGCTGACAGCCGAACAAGTCGGCTTGGTCCGCGCCTGGATAGATCAGGGGGCCAAGTAG
- a CDS encoding prepilin-type N-terminal cleavage/methylation domain-containing protein, producing MPLPAFTLIELLVVIAIIAILAAMLLPALSAAKAKSLRTQCANNLKQWGIALALYGGDNREFFPDNTFGGASDLAWMNAAFNTNFYPQYLYKNTPGSTKVGQRTLNDVLYCPTEMWHRIFEGDKDVVNLIGYDYFPFRKKDPEYEVAGLGPWFYRKKLGAEYRNAPVMGDVVQWKTPGGWMDPGLGVAYPTCAHRGVANAPLGANFLYEDSHVGWRKFALGNPGTIAVGVDNGTYKYYVKPGDVPPGPW from the coding sequence TCATCGCCATTATAGCAATTCTAGCAGCGATGTTGTTGCCCGCACTGTCCGCAGCGAAGGCCAAGTCGCTTCGCACGCAGTGCGCGAATAATCTCAAACAATGGGGGATCGCCTTGGCCCTGTACGGCGGAGATAACCGGGAGTTTTTTCCGGATAATACATTCGGGGGAGCTTCGGACCTGGCTTGGATGAATGCGGCCTTCAACACCAATTTCTATCCCCAGTATTTGTACAAGAACACCCCCGGCAGCACCAAAGTCGGGCAGCGCACGCTCAATGATGTCCTTTACTGCCCCACTGAGATGTGGCACCGGATTTTTGAAGGTGATAAAGATGTCGTGAATTTAATCGGCTACGATTATTTTCCGTTCCGGAAAAAAGACCCCGAATATGAAGTGGCCGGTCTCGGCCCGTGGTTCTATCGCAAGAAGCTGGGCGCCGAGTACCGCAATGCCCCTGTCATGGGCGATGTCGTTCAGTGGAAGACTCCCGGTGGATGGATGGACCCCGGTCTTGGCGTCGCCTACCCAACGTGCGCCCATCGGGGAGTGGCGAATGCCCCCCTGGGGGCAAACTTCCTCTATGAAGATTCCCACGTCGGTTGGCGCAAATTCGCGCTGGGCAACCCCGGCACCATCGCCGTCGGTGTGGATAATGGCACCTACAAGTATTACGTCAAACCAGGCGATGTCCCGCCGGGTCCCTGGTAA